AAGAAAGGTATTATCGAACCTCTACTACCTGCCACATTCCCATATCTCACGACACTAAATGAAATATCTTCAGAACCTACATAAGCATTTCCAGAAATAAAAAGTTTGTCTGAAACAAGTTTAGTAGCACCATAAAGGTTAATAGGGTTCACCGCCTTATCTGTTGATAATGCGACTATTTTTTTAACTTTTTTATCTATTGCTGCATCTATTATATTCTCTGCACCATATATGTTAGTTTTAACAGCTTCAAGAGGATTATATTCGGCAGCAGGTATTTGTTTTAGTGCAGCTGCATGTATTACAATATCAACACCCTCAAAGGCCCTATAAAGTCTGTTTTTATCCCTCACATCTCCAATAAAAAAACGGAGCTTATCATTATAGCCCTTAAACTCTTTCTGCATTAAAAACTGTTTGTATTCATCTCGGGAATAAATAATGATTTTTTTAGGATTATAATTCCTTAAAACCCTTCCCACAAATTTTTTACCAAAAGAACCGGTTCCCCCGGTAATCAATATAACTTTGTCATTAAGCATTCTGATAACCTTCCTATTAACTTAATAGGCATGTTAACTAATTAATTTTATGGCTGTATACTAATAATGATTTGTTGGTTTTATTATGGAAGAAAAATATCAAAATTTATGGCTTAATGAAAGTTATAATTATTTCAAGAGAAATTACGGAGATGTTGATTTAAGAACCATCAAACCTAATTTTAACTTGCAATCTTTATTAAAAAAAACAAATCTTGACTTAAACAATAATAAAATTTTAGAAATTGGTTGTGGAGCAGGTAATAACCTTTATTGGCTTAAAAATATGTTTAAAGCTGATGTTTATGGAATTGAGGTTAGCCCTAAACTTGTTAATTTATTAAATAAGAACTTTGATGAGATAACATTTATTAATTGTCATTCGCACGACCTACCCTTTAAAAAAAACAGCTTTGATTTGGTAATATTGAGAAGCGTTCTGCATTGGGTTGATAGAGATTATATTATGCAAACTGTAGGTGAAGCAATTAGAGTAAGTAACAAATATTTAATAATCTCTGATTTCGCTCCGTTAATACCATATAGTGTTGAATATAAACATCAAAATGGTCTAAAAACTTATAAAATAGATTATCAAAACTTGGTAGAGTCTTCATTGCAAATGAAAATGATATTTTGTGAATATTATAAATTTGAGGATGAATGGAATGCATTAAAAACAGCTTTATATAAAAAAGTCAGTATTGATGATGCATATCCTGAAAAAGATGATTTAAGTATCTAGCTTAATGGATTAAGATATCATTCTTAACATTTTTTCAATCTTATAACTCATTTCATGAAAATCATTGTTTTACCCCTTTCATGTTAAAAATAACTATTCCAATAATCCATTGACATTTATAGAGATTTTTTAATGAAAACATATTATACATAAAATAAGAGATGAATGAACTTTTATAACATAGAGTAGTTATTGAATAAAAATAATATTGTGAGCATTAGTCCTCAAACTGTTATAATTATTGGATTGACTTATGGGTGGTTTTTCTATCATTACTCCCCTCTATCAGTTTTAGACAGGAAAGAACATTTGATAAATCATTTTATATTTTTGGTTTAGTGAACAACTACTAATTTATTAGATCGCTTACACACATTAACTGTTTGGTCCCATTTTTTTGATCTTCGATTTTAGACAGGATTAAATGAATAAAATAACAAGTAACTTTCAGCAATTTTGTCCCAGCCAAAAAGTTCTATTACTTTGTCATATCCATCCATCGAAAATTTTTTTCTCAAATTCGTGTTACCAACCAGATTTAATATTGCATTAGCAAGTTCAATACTATTTTTTTCAGATACCAATAACCCCGTAACATTATCATGAATAATATCAGAAATCCCACCAACATCAGACCCAATAACAGGAACCCCACAAGCCATAGCTTCCAACAAAACCACACCAAGTCCTTCAGTATTCCCCTGTGAATCCACAATGGAGGGCAAAACAAACAAATCCGCAGAGTTGTACATCATAAGTAATTTTTCATCAGAAACATTCTTAACAATTTCCACCTGGTCTCCGAGGTCCAATTCATAGATTAATGATTTCAACTTTGATTCCAATGGCCCGGATCCAACGATTTTCAACCGGGCATTTTCATGTTCAGTTAAAACATGAGGCATAGCCTTTATTAAGTATTCAAATCCTTTCCTTTCTATTAGGTAACCAACTGACAATATTTGGAATATATTTCCATCTTTATAAACATCCAATGGTCTGAAAAAGTCTGTGTCCACTCCAAATGGTATTACCTCAATCTTCTCACCATCCAGACCTGCTTCCAGGCAAAACTTACGGGTTGCAGTGCTGTTGGTAATGGTTTTAGATGAATTATTTACCAGCCAGCGAAGAGCAAAAAGCATGTGGTACCGTTTGGAAAGATGCACTTCCTCCCCATGTATCGTGTTTATATAAGGAATTCCATAAATCTTTTTAAGGAACAATGCACCTAACCCATTGGGAATGGGCCACTGAACATGGATAACATCCATTTTCCTTAGTTTTAACAGTGAATGCAAAACATTGAAAAACAGAAATGTTAAAACCTGAATTTTAACTAGGAATCCTTCTTTAACATTATCAATCATCCCAGATCTCCCAGAAAGCTTTTCAAATCTTTGAGGGTAGAAATAGTGAAATCTTTCCACGTGCACCCCTTCCAGGACGTAATCTGTTTCTCCACCAGTAAAAGGTGCCAGAACATGAACTTCATGTCCTTTCTTGGCGATCTCCGTCATCAACCTGTGAACAAATATTCCATGAGGATCATCCTCAAAATCGGGATAAGCAGAGGTTATAACTCCTATTTTTATGTTAACACCACTTCATTAATTTTAAACATAGTTATACCCGTTTATATATAGTTACAGAGCCAAATCTTGCCACCGCTGTATAATTTGTGAAATTCATATCATCCCATGCACATATATAATAATCGGGACTTATCCTATTAAGTTCCTGATTTAAAGCCATTTTATCATCAGCAGTGAAATTGAAATCTTTAACACCCTGATATAATTTCTGATTGTCCCGGAACATTGGCATTTTCCCCACATTAGTCTGCATGTACCATCCAAAGTAGGGCCAGTAATCAGCATAGATTACCTTAGATTTGTAATCTGGATCATTAATCTTTAGCCACTGACTGGCATTATAAACATCCTGATTGAATATTTTATTCTTCTGATTCACCTCTTCTATTTCAGAAAGTTGCACTGTAACTGAAAATATCATCACTAAGGATAATACTATGGCAAAAACATACAATGTCATATTTTTCTTTTTAAAATTGAATTCAAATTTTTGGGTGAAAAAATTCAATCCTCGTGCCAGGAAATAAGCCACTGGAGGAGTCATAGAAATGAAATACCGGTGATCCTTGGCAACATACACGCTTTGGAATATGAAAAAGGCCATGAACCATGAAAAGAAAAGTAAGTCCCAGCCAACATCTAATTCCAATTCAAACGAGACATTATAGATAAGGAGGGTGATGGCAAAGAAAATTATTTCACTTACCATGTAATTGGCTTTTCCAAAAGTCGCGACAAAAACTACCAATAAAGCCAAGATTAAAAGTAATTTAACTTTAATTCCAGTTCTTAAATTTTTTAGGGGAGTTAAAGATCCAATTTTACCAAATACTGACCCTATTTTAGAAATATTCTGGTATGAATAAACAAATAAAGCAAATACAGCAGAAAGTATGATTATCCAGGACGCTGTTCCTATGTAATAGGGAATATTTTTAACGAAATATAGTGTATCTGGGTTGTAGGCAAAGTGTATTGTACTCCCTGAACTTTCTGAACTTCTAAAAAAATCCATGAATGGATATAATGCATTACCGAATTTGGCATTGAAGTAGATGAATAGTGG
The sequence above is a segment of the Methanobacterium formicicum DSM 3637 genome. Coding sequences within it:
- a CDS encoding glycosyltransferase family 39 protein, which encodes MKTEKFEDKNSKLVFLVLLIITVGLITYFRVRIQLSVGPEFDGFDFLANSALFAGKSIGYSDLLRPPLLSFLASLYFRFDGLYMGITSIIDGLIYILGCIGLYLFLKERFNAIISFLGSLLFATFPIIITFAGAGLTDVSSVSISIWAMYLTYLGVKRNSKFFYLAFPVAMLAFLTRFNLALIIFPIFAYIIANRREIKNPRNIVIGMILGALVLLPLFIYFNAKFGNALYPFMDFFRSSESSGSTIHFAYNPDTLYFVKNIPYYIGTASWIIILSAVFALFVYSYQNISKIGSVFGKIGSLTPLKNLRTGIKVKLLLILALLVVFVATFGKANYMVSEIIFFAITLLIYNVSFELELDVGWDLLFFSWFMAFFIFQSVYVAKDHRYFISMTPPVAYFLARGLNFFTQKFEFNFKKKNMTLYVFAIVLSLVMIFSVTVQLSEIEEVNQKNKIFNQDVYNASQWLKINDPDYKSKVIYADYWPYFGWYMQTNVGKMPMFRDNQKLYQGVKDFNFTADDKMALNQELNRISPDYYICAWDDMNFTNYTAVARFGSVTIYKRV
- a CDS encoding class I SAM-dependent methyltransferase, with protein sequence MEEKYQNLWLNESYNYFKRNYGDVDLRTIKPNFNLQSLLKKTNLDLNNNKILEIGCGAGNNLYWLKNMFKADVYGIEVSPKLVNLLNKNFDEITFINCHSHDLPFKKNSFDLVILRSVLHWVDRDYIMQTVGEAIRVSNKYLIISDFAPLIPYSVEYKHQNGLKTYKIDYQNLVESSLQMKMIFCEYYKFEDEWNALKTALYKKVSIDDAYPEKDDLSI
- the pseB gene encoding UDP-N-acetylglucosamine 4,6-dehydratase (inverting), translating into MLNDKVILITGGTGSFGKKFVGRVLRNYNPKKIIIYSRDEYKQFLMQKEFKGYNDKLRFFIGDVRDKNRLYRAFEGVDIVIHAAALKQIPAAEYNPLEAVKTNIYGAENIIDAAIDKKVKKIVALSTDKAVNPINLYGATKLVSDKLFISGNAYVGSEDISFSVVRYGNVAGSRGSIIPFFQSIAEEGNLKFPITDFRMTRFWITLDEAVDMVLKALDVSNGGEIFVRKCPSFKISDLAKSIKQDVEFDEIGIRPGEKIHEMMITEEDSRNTYEHDDHFVIYPDLDWWWRFNSSKKTGGKKVKEGFRYSSGDNKEWLDSEDLRKLIDSMDIV
- a CDS encoding glycosyltransferase family 4 protein, encoding MTEIAKKGHEVHVLAPFTGGETDYVLEGVHVERFHYFYPQRFEKLSGRSGMIDNVKEGFLVKIQVLTFLFFNVLHSLLKLRKMDVIHVQWPIPNGLGALFLKKIYGIPYINTIHGEEVHLSKRYHMLFALRWLVNNSSKTITNSTATRKFCLEAGLDGEKIEVIPFGVDTDFFRPLDVYKDGNIFQILSVGYLIERKGFEYLIKAMPHVLTEHENARLKIVGSGPLESKLKSLIYELDLGDQVEIVKNVSDEKLLMMYNSADLFVLPSIVDSQGNTEGLGVVLLEAMACGVPVIGSDVGGISDIIHDNVTGLLVSEKNSIELANAILNLVGNTNLRKKFSMDGYDKVIELFGWDKIAESYLLFYSFNPV